From the Actinomycetes bacterium genome, one window contains:
- the glpK gene encoding glycerol kinase GlpK, with product MAWVISIDAGTTGVRSFAIDDSGVPGHVAHREFTQHFPQPGWVEHDAEEIWQVTQATLAEVVDAIGGQPIAAIGITVQRETIVAWDARDGRPLHRAIVWQDRRTAQRCEDLEAAGELDRVRSLTGLVLDPYFSASKIEWLLRHGGVEADQHLRLGTIDSWLLWNLTGGEVHATDVSNAARTMLFDIRDLDWSDDLCDLFGVPRSALPDPMPCSGTFGTTSDDCAAGAGIAVSGMAGDQQAALFGQACLEPGMAKNTYGTGSFVLMNVGNACPEPTDGMLSTVAWQLPGSMLGSPESTVTHYALEGAVFSTGSAVQWLRDGLGIIGSAAETGPLAESVQDSGGVVLVPAFTGLGSPWWDPRARGTIVGITRGTNRAHIARAVVESMVHQTRDVVDAMTAASGRQAAELRVDGGAAVMDLLCQLQADQLGVTVARAAQPETTALGAAYLAGLGVGVWADATEVSASWSADRRFEPTGDADAIEAAHATWHRGVERSLDWATD from the coding sequence ATGGCTTGGGTGATCTCGATCGATGCAGGTACCACGGGCGTGCGTTCGTTCGCCATCGACGACAGCGGTGTGCCCGGCCACGTGGCGCATCGCGAGTTCACACAACACTTCCCGCAGCCGGGTTGGGTGGAGCACGACGCCGAGGAGATCTGGCAGGTCACCCAGGCCACGCTTGCCGAGGTCGTGGATGCCATCGGCGGTCAGCCCATCGCCGCGATCGGCATCACCGTGCAGCGCGAGACGATCGTGGCCTGGGACGCACGCGACGGCCGACCGCTCCATCGGGCCATCGTCTGGCAGGACCGGCGCACTGCCCAGCGCTGCGAGGACCTCGAGGCAGCCGGGGAGCTCGACCGGGTGCGCTCGCTGACAGGATTGGTGCTCGACCCGTACTTCTCGGCATCGAAGATCGAGTGGCTGCTTCGCCACGGCGGGGTCGAGGCCGACCAGCACCTGCGGCTCGGCACCATCGACTCATGGCTGCTGTGGAACCTGACCGGCGGCGAGGTGCACGCGACCGACGTGTCCAATGCGGCTCGCACGATGTTGTTCGACATCCGTGACCTCGACTGGTCCGACGATCTGTGCGACCTGTTCGGTGTGCCACGCTCGGCGCTGCCGGATCCGATGCCCTGTTCGGGAACGTTCGGCACTACCTCGGACGACTGTGCCGCGGGGGCCGGCATTGCGGTGTCGGGGATGGCGGGCGACCAGCAGGCCGCGCTGTTCGGCCAGGCGTGTCTCGAGCCGGGCATGGCGAAGAACACCTACGGCACGGGCTCCTTCGTGCTGATGAACGTCGGCAACGCCTGCCCCGAGCCCACAGACGGGATGCTCTCCACGGTCGCGTGGCAACTCCCCGGGTCGATGCTGGGCTCCCCTGAGTCGACGGTCACCCACTACGCGCTCGAAGGCGCGGTCTTCTCCACCGGCTCAGCAGTCCAGTGGTTGCGTGACGGTCTCGGGATCATCGGGTCGGCAGCCGAGACCGGCCCACTGGCTGAATCGGTGCAGGACAGCGGCGGCGTCGTGCTGGTTCCGGCATTCACGGGGCTGGGATCGCCATGGTGGGATCCGCGCGCCCGCGGCACGATCGTGGGGATAACACGTGGCACCAACCGGGCCCACATCGCCCGGGCGGTGGTCGAGTCGATGGTCCACCAGACCCGCGATGTCGTCGACGCGATGACCGCCGCGTCCGGCAGGCAGGCAGCAGAACTGCGCGTCGACGGCGGAGCAGCCGTGATGGACCTGCTGTGCCAGCTCCAGGCCGACCAGCTGGGAGTCACCGTTGCGCGCGCGGCGCAACCCGAGACCACGGCCCTGGGCGCCGCCTACCTGGCTGGCCTAGGCGTGGGCGTGTGGGCCGATGCCACAGAGGTGTCGGCCTCGTGGAGCGCGGACCGCCGGTTCGAGCCGACCGGCGACGCGGACGCTATCGAGGCGGCCCACGCAACCTGGCACAGGGGCGTGGAGCGCTCTCTCGACTGGGCCACCGACTGA
- a CDS encoding GerMN domain-containing protein, whose product MSGTPIIRMVFAVTITAIAAAACGIGTDSDPRALPVTTSTTTTEAPGSTGPEKFNLYFVQADSLVPVARQIPARTPTAVIESLLVAPDESEGTGLSSSIPAATRLLGLLTVDGLVEVDLSEDFEDVVGPGRSRAIGQMVMSVTALEEIDGVRFSIEGDPIDVNSLDPERGIVSVVDACDYFDLLAEPQAEDLELSFAQRTVLDLRREDLRQQCNL is encoded by the coding sequence GTGAGCGGCACTCCGATCATCCGCATGGTGTTCGCAGTCACGATCACCGCAATCGCGGCTGCGGCGTGCGGGATCGGCACCGACTCCGATCCGCGTGCGCTGCCCGTCACCACGAGCACGACCACCACCGAGGCACCCGGTTCCACGGGGCCGGAGAAGTTCAACCTCTACTTCGTGCAGGCGGACAGCCTCGTGCCGGTCGCCCGCCAGATACCGGCGCGTACGCCCACCGCTGTCATCGAATCGCTCCTAGTCGCGCCCGATGAGTCCGAGGGCACGGGGCTGTCGAGCTCGATCCCTGCCGCGACCCGGCTCCTGGGCCTCCTCACCGTCGACGGGTTGGTCGAGGTGGACCTGTCAGAGGACTTCGAGGACGTGGTCGGCCCGGGCCGCAGCCGGGCCATCGGCCAGATGGTGATGAGCGTCACGGCGCTCGAGGAGATCGACGGCGTGCGGTTCTCGATTGAGGGTGACCCGATCGACGTCAACTCCCTCGACCCCGAACGGGGCATCGTGAGCGTGGTCGACGCCTGTGACTACTTCGACCTCCTCGCCGAGCCCCAGGCGGAGGACCTCGAGCTGTCCTTCGCTCAGCGCACCGTGCTCGACCTGCGCCGCGAAGACCTGCGTCAGCAGTGCAACCTCTGA
- a CDS encoding HAMP domain-containing histidine kinase: protein MNAHQYAGREIRFGLRTRIAFAVAMLSLLLSTAVSLTVYAVARQNLLDAREEVASRRALRNATVLSGRNLSEADSNELESALSSLSDAGKPIVAWDLGAGSQPLDPRWTLDQLPEELRDAGFTEEDPVIMRFGSEEGTVIGVAVPIPDQSAAFFEVTELEDITDALESIRLALAAAVIGSTVVAALVGYWASRYTIRPLTRVSLAAQSVAAGQLDTRLDYSQYRHDPDLAPLVANFNGMLQALQTRINRDARFASDVSHELRSPLTTLNAGLQVLDNNRDEMPERARQALDLLALDVDRFTQLVEDLLEISRFDAGAVRLELDDVALAPMVRSTVATLTDGGVPVEADPEVESLVIACDKRRLAQILANFLNNAEKYGGGATSVSVSRHDPDPEHTSGEPTVRIAVEDAGPGVPVDQREAVFDRFNRGDQGGARGADIGVGLGLALAAEHARLQAGRVWVEDREDGGQGARFTVELPLLEVHHDISDPDDLAAATPESTSNLTLTGEHRAIVIPGPSEEDDR from the coding sequence GTGAACGCGCACCAGTACGCGGGGCGCGAGATTCGGTTCGGACTCCGTACCCGCATCGCGTTCGCGGTCGCAATGCTCTCGCTGCTGCTGTCCACCGCCGTCTCGCTGACGGTCTACGCGGTGGCCCGCCAGAACCTGCTCGATGCCCGCGAGGAGGTCGCGAGCCGGCGTGCCCTGCGCAACGCCACCGTGCTGTCGGGACGCAACCTCTCCGAGGCCGACAGCAACGAGCTCGAGAGCGCGCTCAGTTCCCTCAGCGATGCCGGCAAGCCGATAGTGGCCTGGGACCTGGGCGCCGGCTCTCAGCCGCTGGACCCGCGCTGGACGCTCGACCAGCTTCCGGAGGAGTTGCGCGACGCGGGCTTCACCGAGGAGGACCCCGTCATCATGCGGTTCGGGTCGGAGGAGGGGACGGTCATCGGCGTGGCCGTTCCCATCCCGGACCAGTCAGCGGCGTTCTTCGAGGTGACCGAACTCGAGGACATCACCGACGCACTCGAATCGATCCGGCTCGCCCTTGCAGCCGCCGTGATCGGCTCCACGGTGGTGGCGGCGCTTGTGGGCTACTGGGCGAGCCGGTACACCATCCGGCCGCTGACCCGCGTGAGCCTCGCGGCACAATCCGTCGCCGCCGGACAGCTCGATACCCGACTCGACTACTCCCAGTACCGCCACGATCCCGACCTGGCACCACTCGTGGCCAACTTCAACGGCATGCTCCAGGCTCTGCAGACACGCATCAACCGCGACGCCCGCTTCGCCAGCGACGTGAGCCATGAGCTGCGTTCGCCTCTCACAACCCTCAACGCAGGGCTCCAGGTGCTCGACAACAACCGCGACGAGATGCCCGAGCGCGCCCGCCAGGCTCTGGACCTGCTCGCACTGGACGTCGACCGCTTCACCCAGCTCGTGGAGGACCTGCTCGAGATCTCGCGCTTCGATGCCGGTGCGGTCCGACTCGAACTCGACGACGTGGCGCTGGCACCGATGGTGCGCAGCACCGTCGCGACGCTCACCGATGGAGGCGTTCCGGTCGAGGCAGACCCCGAGGTGGAATCCCTCGTCATTGCATGCGACAAGCGTCGACTTGCCCAGATCCTCGCCAACTTCCTCAACAACGCCGAGAAGTATGGGGGCGGCGCAACGTCGGTGTCGGTGTCGCGCCACGATCCTGACCCGGAGCACACGAGCGGCGAGCCAACCGTGCGCATCGCGGTGGAGGACGCCGGCCCCGGCGTACCTGTGGATCAGCGGGAGGCCGTGTTCGACCGCTTCAACCGTGGCGACCAGGGCGGCGCCCGCGGTGCCGACATCGGCGTGGGCCTCGGCTTGGCCCTCGCCGCGGAGCACGCGAGGTTGCAGGCCGGGCGGGTCTGGGTCGAGGACCGCGAGGACGGTGGCCAGGGGGCGAGGTTCACAGTCGAGCTGCCGCTGCTCGAGGTCCACCACGACATCTCGGATCCGGACGATCTGGCCGCCGCAACACCCGAGTCGACCAGCAACCTCACGCTCACGGGCGAGCACCGCGCGATCGTGATCCCCGGCCCGAGCGAGGAGGATGACCGGTGA
- a CDS encoding response regulator transcription factor, giving the protein MHGVGTTILTVEDDERIRTSVRLALEDEGWNVIESETGEDAIATFGSSNADVVLIDIMLPGIDGFEVCRSIRRQSDVPIVMVTARADTHDVVAGLEAGADDYLTKPFVPKELSARIRAMLRRARTPAPGSPHLVFGELEVVPQEGVVLRDGEPVHLTKTEFRLLVELAAQPGVVLSREDLLERVWGHGVFGDGRLVDVHIRRLRTKVEPDPANPTHVVTVRGLGYKLQG; this is encoded by the coding sequence ATGCACGGCGTGGGTACGACAATCCTGACCGTCGAAGACGACGAGCGAATCCGCACCTCGGTGCGGCTCGCGCTCGAAGACGAGGGCTGGAACGTGATCGAGTCCGAAACCGGCGAGGACGCGATCGCCACGTTCGGCTCCTCCAATGCGGACGTGGTACTGATCGACATCATGTTGCCGGGCATAGACGGTTTCGAAGTGTGCCGCTCCATCCGGCGCCAGAGCGACGTGCCCATCGTGATGGTGACCGCGCGTGCGGACACCCACGACGTGGTGGCGGGCCTGGAGGCCGGCGCGGATGACTACCTGACCAAGCCTTTCGTGCCGAAGGAGCTCTCGGCGCGGATCCGTGCGATGTTGCGAAGGGCACGCACGCCCGCCCCCGGCAGTCCACACCTCGTGTTCGGCGAGCTCGAGGTGGTGCCCCAGGAAGGCGTGGTTCTGCGCGACGGCGAACCGGTGCACCTCACCAAGACCGAGTTCAGGCTCCTGGTGGAGCTCGCCGCCCAACCCGGCGTCGTGCTGTCCCGCGAGGACCTGCTCGAACGGGTCTGGGGCCATGGGGTGTTCGGCGACGGACGACTCGTCGACGTGCACATCCGGCGCCTGCGCACCAAGGTCGAACCCGACCCGGCAAACCCGACCCATGTGGTGACCGTGCGCGGGCTCGGGTACAAGCTGCAGGGTTGA
- a CDS encoding helix-turn-helix domain-containing protein, whose translation MANDTPMEDLGGTSSDAGLPLPGHEPVAVLEAPPERVGLLLAEARTRQGLGLEQVADQLDGDVDATRLMALESGAIEVSPDVFEELGRIYGVAPEDIVPPRSQLIVDLNEGYLRAGPDISLLSDGVGRKAVLNSYLEMVWELRHVDRGTVIPLRGADLKALAGQLGAAPADLESDLRRLMASEHRVGRTKVLVSLGVALAVVTGGVLTFQAINDGAGEVEPTVNVFEPAPELSQLPPNPNVDIGDTATVERSGQDPAPGSGDLSQLPPNPNVDIGDAATLERDGAGPGTELEALPPAPEASVGDAAVVERKPDGTPGEQQTR comes from the coding sequence ATGGCAAACGACACCCCAATGGAGGACCTGGGCGGTACCTCATCGGATGCGGGCCTGCCGCTTCCGGGTCACGAGCCCGTTGCGGTCCTCGAAGCGCCCCCTGAGAGGGTTGGGCTGCTGCTGGCGGAGGCACGCACCCGACAGGGACTAGGTCTCGAACAGGTCGCCGACCAGCTCGACGGAGACGTCGACGCGACGAGGCTGATGGCGCTCGAGAGCGGCGCCATCGAGGTCTCACCAGATGTGTTCGAAGAGCTCGGGCGGATCTACGGCGTGGCGCCGGAAGACATCGTGCCGCCGCGCAGCCAGCTGATCGTCGACCTCAACGAGGGCTACCTGAGGGCCGGTCCCGACATCTCGCTGCTGAGCGACGGAGTGGGTCGCAAGGCCGTGCTCAACAGCTACCTCGAGATGGTGTGGGAGCTGCGCCACGTCGACCGCGGCACGGTGATTCCGTTGCGGGGCGCCGACCTCAAGGCGCTCGCCGGCCAGCTCGGTGCGGCGCCCGCAGATCTCGAGTCCGACCTGCGCAGGCTGATGGCGAGCGAGCATCGAGTCGGGCGCACCAAGGTGCTCGTGAGCCTGGGCGTGGCCCTGGCCGTGGTTACCGGCGGGGTGCTCACCTTCCAGGCGATCAACGATGGCGCCGGCGAGGTGGAGCCGACGGTCAATGTGTTCGAGCCGGCCCCTGAGCTGTCCCAGCTGCCGCCCAATCCGAACGTCGACATCGGCGATACAGCCACGGTCGAGCGAAGCGGCCAGGACCCGGCACCCGGCAGTGGCGACCTGTCCCAGCTGCCGCCCAATCCCAACGTCGACATCGGCGACGCCGCCACCCTCGAAAGAGATGGTGCGGGACCCGGTACCGAACTCGAGGCGCTGCCGCCGGCCCCGGAGGCATCGGTCGGCGACGCCGCTGTCGTGGAGCGCAAACCCGACGGCACGCCGGGCGAGCAGCAGACCCGCTGA